From the Hydrogenispora ethanolica genome, the window ATGGCGGAAGATTCCGCAAGGGTTGCGCCGGGTCCGGCGGCAGTCGCGCAAGCCGTCGCAACCCTTGCGGGGAATTTGGCACTTCCTCCGGAAGGTTCGGCGGACCTGCGCGCCGTTCCGCCACGATTGCGGAATGCCGTGGCAGCCCTTCGGAATGTCGCGGACGCCCCGCCGAATCGCCCGCCATAACTGCGCTGTGTCCCGCGGCCGGGCCGGCGGCTTCCTCCCTTGCGCCCATAAAAAAACAGAGTCTCCCGGTTCGCCGGGAAAAGGCTCTGTTAGAGAATTCATTTCATTGCTTGACGACGGTTCCCGGCGGCGGGAAAGGGTTTCCCGTTCCCAACCGGTTTGCCGTTCTCAAGCCCGGTAATCCACCTGATGCTGATCGCGAAACTCAAAACGGATGCCGCGCAGCAACATTCCCACGCCGACGCAGTTGGTGACCATCACCACCAGCAGATTCAGCAGCGGCAGCGTGCTTAAGACGGCCAGGATCAACCCGCCGATCACGATCATCAGGATCGGGTGAAGCCGCGAACGGAAGATCAGCCGGCCAAACCAGAGGTTGACGAGAATCCCCGAGAAAAAGAGGAGCATCAGATAGACGAGGACCAGCAGGATGACGAGCGGCAGGCTGACCAGTCCCAGATAAGGGATGATCCCCGAGCCCAACAGCAGGATCAACAGCGGGATGACCATCAGACTCAATAACCCGGCCAACAGATTCTTCCGGAAATTCAGGACCGTCGGCTCAGTCAGCGCCCAGCTGGACTTGGGGAACAAGCGGTAGAGGATGATGCTGATGAGCAGGCTTCCCAACAGCCACCCCAGGAAGAAGATGAACATGAAATTGCCGCCCCGTTCCTGGCGCGCCACATAGCCCCGGCCGATGGCGACCCCCTTGACCTTGGCCGGGTTGGCCGACAATCCGGTATAATCGGTGACCCGCCCGTCGATGGTGAGCGGAGCTTTCCACACGACCTGGCCGCCCCGGATCGTGAGGTCATCGCCCAGATGGCCGCCGATCTGGCCGTAGGTGTTAGCCGTCACCGCCACCGGCCCCAGGACCTCCCCGGCCAGTTTCAGCTCGATGAAGTTGCCCAGAATTCCCTGGCCCACCCGGGAACGGGGTCCGGTGGACAACCGGAAGATCCAGCCGGTCAGACTGCGGCCGATGGAACCGTTCAGCGTCAGCTCCATCGCGGCGACCCGGACGTCCCGGCCGACCGCGCCATTGATCTGCAGCCGCTCCGAGGCCGCCCCCAGCACGCTCCCTTCCACCTTGCCATTGATGACGACCTCGCCGGCCAGCACCAGCAGGTCGCCCCGGATCGTGCCGTCCACCACCAGGCGTTCGCCATTAAAAAGATAATCCCCGGCAATGGTCTCGTTCTCGGCGATGGTCCGGTCGCCGCCCGCCATCTGCCAGGATTCCCCCCAGGCCGGCAGGGCGGCCAAAATTATCAAGCATGCCGCGATCGCGGCAATTATCAGATTCCGTTTCATCACTATCCACCTTACACAGTATCGGTCCAACCAATCAATCCTAAAAACTTTCGAAAGCAGGACTCCCGGTCATCCGGCGGCGGTCAGATGTTGACCTGAATGATATCCCGGTCCATCCGGTCCATGCAGTCGCGCAATTTCGCCGCAAGGATCGGATCCTGGGCGGCGCAGGCCGCCTTGATCTGGCGCATGATGTCAATGCCGCGCCGGAACGCCTGAACAATGTCGCCTTCCTGGATCCCGCCGCCATCCCGGATCAGATCGGAGAAAAGCGCCCCCTGGCTCCAGCGGAAGGCCAGATTGCTGAGGCTGGGATGGAAGACCGCGTCGCGCTCGTCCACGCCGTAGCGGTAAATCAAGTTGCGGATGATCGTCTTGACCGGCCGGACGTCGAAGGGAAGCTGTTTGGGGTAGAACTCGCCCTTGCGCGGTTCATAATCGATCCCCACCAGCAAGGCGTTGAGCTGATCGGCGTCGAGCTCGTGAAAGAGGCCGCTGAAGTAGAGTTCGGTGATGAGCAGCTCCTGGGTATAGATCTGCGCGGCGAACTCGCCCCGCGGCAGCAGCTGTCCTTCTTTCAGATAATCGAGATCCTCAAGAATCTCCGTTTTGAGCTGCAACGATTCATTGAATCGTCCGGAGACCACGATCTGGCCGGCCCGCTCTTGAAGCGAGGCCACCCGCTGATGCAATTCGGACCAGTCCCGCAGCAACTCCTCGCAGCGGCCCTGGCATTCCTTGTCGCAATCCTTGGAGGCGACCCCCTCCAGGTATTGCTTGATCTCGTCGATCTCCGCGGCAATGGCCGTCCGGGCCCGCCCTTTGATAAAGCGCAGCCGGCGCTGTTTTTTCTTGAGCTTCTGCCGCAATTTCATATAAATCAACG encodes:
- a CDS encoding polymer-forming cytoskeletal protein — translated: MKRNLIIAAIAACLIILAALPAWGESWQMAGGDRTIAENETIAGDYLFNGERLVVDGTIRGDLLVLAGEVVINGKVEGSVLGAASERLQINGAVGRDVRVAAMELTLNGSIGRSLTGWIFRLSTGPRSRVGQGILGNFIELKLAGEVLGPVAVTANTYGQIGGHLGDDLTIRGGQVVWKAPLTIDGRVTDYTGLSANPAKVKGVAIGRGYVARQERGGNFMFIFFLGWLLGSLLISIILYRLFPKSSWALTEPTVLNFRKNLLAGLLSLMVIPLLILLLGSGIIPYLGLVSLPLVILLVLVYLMLLFFSGILVNLWFGRLIFRSRLHPILMIVIGGLILAVLSTLPLLNLLVVMVTNCVGVGMLLRGIRFEFRDQHQVDYRA